Proteins encoded together in one Felis catus isolate Fca126 chromosome B3, F.catus_Fca126_mat1.0, whole genome shotgun sequence window:
- the TPPP2 gene encoding tubulin polymerization-promoting protein family member 2 isoform X1 — translation MASEAGKTFQRFAVFGESSSSGTEMNNKNFSKLCKDCGIMDGKIVTSTDVDIVFSKVKAKNARTITFQQFQEAMKELGQKRFKDKKPDEALENIYKLMEGKDPATTGVTVSNRALPLGGTLHIGSGVEVLWLPPGQNSSSGSRKLHTHPIHSQTPDSSTFVSGWLLPRSYPWLHLGPKESSPMPTVE, via the exons ATGGCATCAGAAGCAGGGAAAACGTTCCAGCGGTTTGCTGTCTTTGGAGAATCATCAAGCAGTGGCACTGAAATGAACAATAAGAACTTCTCCAAGCTATGCAAAGACTGTGGCATCATGGATGGCAAGATAGTCACCTCCACTGATGTGGACATCGTATTCAGCAAAGTCAA AGCCAAGAATGCCCGAACCATCACATTTCAGCAGTTCCAGGAAGCAATGAAGGAGCTGGGCCAGAAACGATTCAAAGACAAGAAGCCAGATGAAGCTCTGGAGAACATTTATAAACTCATGGAAGGCAAGGATCCAGCTACCACTGGTGTTACT GTTTCAAATAGGGCCCTCCCACTTGGAGGGACCTTGCATATTGGGTCTGGGGTTGAAGTCCTCTGGCTGCCGCCTGGTCAAAATAGCTCCTCTGGAAGCAGAAAACTCCACACACACCCCATTCATTCCCAGACACCAGACTCCTCCACCTTTGTGAGTGGATGGCTCTTGCCACGTTCCTACCCATGGCTGCATCTGGGCCCTAAAGAAAGCAGCCCCATGCCAACAGTAGAATAG
- the TPPP2 gene encoding tubulin polymerization-promoting protein family member 2 isoform X2, producing MASEAGKTFQRFAVFGESSSSGTEMNNKNFSKLCKDCGIMDGKIVTSTDVDIVFSKVKAKNARTITFQQFQEAMKELGQKRFKDKKPDEALENIYKLMEGKDPATTGVTKATTVGGVSRLTDTSKYTGTHKERFDESGKGKGITGREEMTDKSGYVSGYKGAGTYDKKSSK from the exons ATGGCATCAGAAGCAGGGAAAACGTTCCAGCGGTTTGCTGTCTTTGGAGAATCATCAAGCAGTGGCACTGAAATGAACAATAAGAACTTCTCCAAGCTATGCAAAGACTGTGGCATCATGGATGGCAAGATAGTCACCTCCACTGATGTGGACATCGTATTCAGCAAAGTCAA AGCCAAGAATGCCCGAACCATCACATTTCAGCAGTTCCAGGAAGCAATGAAGGAGCTGGGCCAGAAACGATTCAAAGACAAGAAGCCAGATGAAGCTCTGGAGAACATTTATAAACTCATGGAAGGCAAGGATCCAGCTACCACTGGTGTTACT AAGGCAACAACGGTGGGTGGAGTGAGCCGGCTGACGGACACCAGCAAGTACACCGGCACCCACAAGGAGCGCTTTGACGAGAGTGGCAAAGGCAAAGGCATCACAGGACGGGAAGAGATGACCGACAAGTCAGGCTATGTGAGTGGCTACAAGGGTGCTGGCACCTATGATAAGAAGAGCAGCAAATGA
- the RNASE13 gene encoding probable inactive ribonuclease-like protein 13 codes for MAVAVARLVFLQLAFGPALVVDIEMQIAIKDFHMLHVDYPRVHYPKGFQGYCNGLMAYVRGRNQKSWYCPQIHYMVHAPWREVQKFCKYSESFCENYNEYCTFTEDSFPITICSLAPNQPPTSCYYNSTLTNQRLYLLCSGKRDAEPIDIIGVY; via the coding sequence ATGGCAGTAGCTGTGGCCCGGCTTGTGTTTCTCCAGCTTGCTTTCGGGCCAGCTCTGGTTGTGGACATCGAGATGCAGATTGCCATCAAGGACTTCCACATGCTACACGTCGATTATCCCAGGGTGCACTACCCAAAGGGTTTCCAGGGCTACTGTAATGGTCTCATGGCCTATGTACGGGGCAGAAACCAGAAGAGCTGGTATTGCCCGCAAATCCATTATATGGTGCATGCCCCCTGGAGAGAAGTCCAGAAGTTCTGCAAGTACAGTGAGAGTTTCTGTGAGAATTACAACGAATACTGTACATTCACAGAGGACTCCTTCCCCATCACGATCTGTTCTCTGGCCCCTAATCAGCCGCCCACCAGCTGCTACTACAACAGCACCCTAACCAACCAAAGGCTCTACCTGCTCTGTTCCGGAAAGCGTGATGCGGAACCGATAGATATCATTGGTGTCTACTAG